A single window of Plectropomus leopardus isolate mb chromosome 12, YSFRI_Pleo_2.0, whole genome shotgun sequence DNA harbors:
- the pdca gene encoding phosducin a, which translates to MSGCAQEEDELPANHTGPKGVINDWRRFKLDSVDQTAPQSKRELLRQMSSPREDDKERLNRKMSVQEYEMIQEEDERCLKRYRKQCMQEMHERLSFGPTFEEVHELETGEAFLEVIEKEHRLTLVVVHIYQHGVKGCEQLNSCLDCLALEYPSVKFCRIDAVATGAAERFSPEVLPALLVYKAGELLGNFLAVTKHFNEDFFATDVEGFLNEYGLLPEKEFTACADDEDVAGEVE; encoded by the exons ATGTCTGGCTGTGCTCAGGAAGAAGATGAGTTGCCTGCCAATCACACAG GTCCAAAAGGTGTGATTAATGACTGGCGAAGGTTTAAGTTGGACAGTGTGGATCAGACTGCCCCTCAAAGCAAGAGAGAGCTGCTCAGACAAATGTCCAGTCCCCGAGAGGATGACAAGGAGAGACTCAACAGAAAG ATGAGTGTTCAGGAGTACGAAATGATCCAAGAAGAAGATGAACGTTGCCTGAAACGCTACAGAAAACAGTGTATGCAGGAAATGCATGAGCGCCTCAGCTTTGGCCCCACGTTTGAAGAGGTCCATGAGCTCGAGACTGGAGAAGCCTTCCTGGAAGTCATAGAGAAGGAACATCGGTTGACGCTAGTGGTAGTCCACATTTACCAGCATGGTGTcaaag GCTGTGAACAGCTGAACTCATGTCTGGACTGTCTGGCTTTGGAGTACCCCAGCGTTAAATTTTGCCGTATTGATGCTGTGGCGACAGGAGCTGCTGAGCGCTTCTCCCCAGAG GTTCTTCCTGCCCTGCTGGTGTACAAAGCTGGTGAGTTACTGGGAAATTTCCTGGCTGTTACCAAACACTTCAATGAAGACTTCTTTGCAACGGATGTGGAGGGCTTTCTCAATGAATATGGCCTGTTACCTGAGAAAGAGTTCACAGCATGTGCTGATGATGAGGATGTGGCAGGTGAGGTGGAGTAG